A DNA window from Limanda limanda chromosome 6, fLimLim1.1, whole genome shotgun sequence contains the following coding sequences:
- the rilp gene encoding RILP-like protein 1 isoform X2 — protein MEATEAQRDGGATESCFDKCCSALTLDDVYEIAKLIGAEVERLIDGYGKESVLGLVPRIVRVLELLESFASRNLAHKLKEEELLKTFEAIQLQQQQQQHRKRGGGKDGGSSEEDRHEQEQQQKEQQQWSRRCEELQVQVQQLQEDREELHSRLKGSHAQEDRVQRQEREVMLKLKQVVDKQRDKLRAKGQEITTISKEAEALQEQLDRFMKMNAELRHKQDVLQTQLKSTVERKADMEADLKEKSKEIENLQAQLDRSNSNSPSSPSQTARESTEKTTGDQKDPDRPCFTKKEVRDIICERNELKTNLFLVQEELNYYQREILNEERCPGFLLEAVRSTIKKRRKLIKAKMLGISANECSSSDEEERRSLFGKTEVDGPQVDTNTDKPAESRIRNLFGFLTRSGSGPSPTHMSHSASGWEIIGDSEAADDETAQRPKS, from the exons ATGGAGGCGACCGAAGCCCAGCGGGACGGCGGCGCCACGGAGAGCTGCTTCGACAAGTGCTGCTCGGCGCTGACGCTGGACGACGTGTACGAGATCGCCAAGCTGATCGGCGCCGAGGTGGAGAGGCTCATCGACGGCTACGGGAAAGAGAGCGTCCTGGGGCTGGTGCCGAGGATCGTGAgggtgctggagctgctggagagctTCGCGTCGAGGAACCTCGCTCACAAGCTGaaggaagaggagctgctgaagaCCTTCGAGGCCattcagctccagcagcagcagcagcagcacaggaaacGTGGAGGTGGTAAAGACGGCGGCAGCAGCGAGGAGGACAGACATGAG caggagcagcagcagaaggagcagcagcagtggagcaggaggtgtgaggagctgcaggtccaggtgcagcagctccaggaggacagggaggagctGCATAGCAGGCTGAAGGGCAGCCATGCACAAGAAG ACCGTGTGCAGCGGCAGGAGCGAGAGGTGATGCTGAAGCTGAAGCAGGTGGTGGACAAGCAGAGGGACAAGCTGAGGGCCAAGGGTCAGGAGATCACCACCATCTCCAAAGAGGCGGAGGCG ctccaggagcagctggacCGCTTCATGAAGATGAACGCAGAGCTGCGACACAAGCAGGACGTGCTGCAGACTCAGCTGAAGAGCACCGTGGAGAGGAAGGCCGACATGGAGGCCGATCTGAAAGAGAAGAGCAAAGAGATAGAAAACCTCCAAGCACAGCTGGACAGAAGCAACAGCAACAGCCCT TCCAGTCCAAGTCAAACAGCTCGTGAGTCAACGGAAAAGACGACCGGGGATCAGAAAGATCCCGATCGGCCGTGCTTCACCAAGAAAGAGGTGCGTGACATCATTTGCGAGAGGAACGAGCTCAAAACCAACCTGTTCCTGGTGCAGGAGGAGCTCAACTACTATCAGAG GGAGATCCTGAATGAGGAGAGGTGTCCAGGTTTCCTCTTAGAAGCCGTCCGCTCAACCAtcaaaaaaaggagaaagcTCATCAAGGCCAAAATGCTCGGAATTTCTGCGAACgagtgcagcagcag tgatgaggaggagaggagatctCTCTTCGGAAAGACAGAAGTAGACGGTCCACAAGTGGACACTAACACTGACAAACCAGCTGAGTCACGCATACGAAATCT CTTTGGCTTCCTGACGCGGTCGGGCAGCGGCCCTAGCCCCACCCACATGAGCCACTCCGCCTCTGGCTGGGAGATCATCGGAGACTCAGAGGCCGCTGATGATGAGACAGCGCAGCGACCGAAGTCCTGA
- the rilp gene encoding RILP-like protein 1 isoform X1 — MEATEAQRDGGATESCFDKCCSALTLDDVYEIAKLIGAEVERLIDGYGKESVLGLVPRIVRVLELLESFASRNLAHKLKEEELLKTFEAIQLQQQQQQHRKRGGGKDGGSSEEDRHEARQEQQQKEQQQWSRRCEELQVQVQQLQEDREELHSRLKGSHAQEDRVQRQEREVMLKLKQVVDKQRDKLRAKGQEITTISKEAEALQEQLDRFMKMNAELRHKQDVLQTQLKSTVERKADMEADLKEKSKEIENLQAQLDRSNSNSPSSPSQTARESTEKTTGDQKDPDRPCFTKKEVRDIICERNELKTNLFLVQEELNYYQREILNEERCPGFLLEAVRSTIKKRRKLIKAKMLGISANECSSSDEEERRSLFGKTEVDGPQVDTNTDKPAESRIRNLFGFLTRSGSGPSPTHMSHSASGWEIIGDSEAADDETAQRPKS, encoded by the exons ATGGAGGCGACCGAAGCCCAGCGGGACGGCGGCGCCACGGAGAGCTGCTTCGACAAGTGCTGCTCGGCGCTGACGCTGGACGACGTGTACGAGATCGCCAAGCTGATCGGCGCCGAGGTGGAGAGGCTCATCGACGGCTACGGGAAAGAGAGCGTCCTGGGGCTGGTGCCGAGGATCGTGAgggtgctggagctgctggagagctTCGCGTCGAGGAACCTCGCTCACAAGCTGaaggaagaggagctgctgaagaCCTTCGAGGCCattcagctccagcagcagcagcagcagcacaggaaacGTGGAGGTGGTAAAGACGGCGGCAGCAGCGAGGAGGACAGACATGAGGCACGG caggagcagcagcagaaggagcagcagcagtggagcaggaggtgtgaggagctgcaggtccaggtgcagcagctccaggaggacagggaggagctGCATAGCAGGCTGAAGGGCAGCCATGCACAAGAAG ACCGTGTGCAGCGGCAGGAGCGAGAGGTGATGCTGAAGCTGAAGCAGGTGGTGGACAAGCAGAGGGACAAGCTGAGGGCCAAGGGTCAGGAGATCACCACCATCTCCAAAGAGGCGGAGGCG ctccaggagcagctggacCGCTTCATGAAGATGAACGCAGAGCTGCGACACAAGCAGGACGTGCTGCAGACTCAGCTGAAGAGCACCGTGGAGAGGAAGGCCGACATGGAGGCCGATCTGAAAGAGAAGAGCAAAGAGATAGAAAACCTCCAAGCACAGCTGGACAGAAGCAACAGCAACAGCCCT TCCAGTCCAAGTCAAACAGCTCGTGAGTCAACGGAAAAGACGACCGGGGATCAGAAAGATCCCGATCGGCCGTGCTTCACCAAGAAAGAGGTGCGTGACATCATTTGCGAGAGGAACGAGCTCAAAACCAACCTGTTCCTGGTGCAGGAGGAGCTCAACTACTATCAGAG GGAGATCCTGAATGAGGAGAGGTGTCCAGGTTTCCTCTTAGAAGCCGTCCGCTCAACCAtcaaaaaaaggagaaagcTCATCAAGGCCAAAATGCTCGGAATTTCTGCGAACgagtgcagcagcag tgatgaggaggagaggagatctCTCTTCGGAAAGACAGAAGTAGACGGTCCACAAGTGGACACTAACACTGACAAACCAGCTGAGTCACGCATACGAAATCT CTTTGGCTTCCTGACGCGGTCGGGCAGCGGCCCTAGCCCCACCCACATGAGCCACTCCGCCTCTGGCTGGGAGATCATCGGAGACTCAGAGGCCGCTGATGATGAGACAGCGCAGCGACCGAAGTCCTGA
- the prpf8 gene encoding pre-mRNA-processing-splicing factor 8, giving the protein MAATFPYRGVPPAMPPGVPPPVPVPDYMSEEKLQEKARKWQQLQAKRYSEKRKFGFVDAQKEDMPPEHVRKIIRDHGDMTNRKFRHDKRVYLGALKYMPHAVLKLLENMPMPWEQIRDVPVLYHITGAISFVNEIPWVIEPVYIAQWGTMWIMMRREKRDRRHFKRMRFPPFDDEEPPLDYADNILDVEPLEAIQMELDNEEDSSVAEWFYEHQPLKDTSKFVNGTTYRRWQFTLPMMSTLYRLANQLLTDLVDFNYFYLFDLKAFFTSKALNMAIPGGPKFEPLVRDINLQDEDWNEFNDINKIIIRQPIRTEYKIAFPYLYNNLPHHVHLTWYHTPNVVFIKTEDPDLPAFYFDPLINPISHRHSVKSQEPLPDDDEEFELPEYAEPFLKETPLYTDNTANGIALLWSPRPFNLRSGRTRRAIDIPLIKNWYREHCPAGQPVKVRVSYQKLLKYYVLNALKHRPPKAQKKRYLFRSFKATKFFQSTKLDWVEVGLQVCRQGYNMLNLLIHRKNLNYLHLDYNFNLKPVKTLTTKERKKSRFGNAFHLCREVLRLSKLVVDSHVQYRLGNVDAFQLSDGIQYIFAHVGQLTGMYRYKYKLMRQIRMCKDLKHLIYYRFNTGPVGKGPGCGFWAPGWRVWLFFMRGITPLLERWLGNLLARQFEGRHSKGVAKTVTKQRVESHFDLELRAAVMHDILDMMPEGIKQNKARTILQHLSESWRCWKANIPWKVPGLPTPIENMILRYVKAKADWWTNTAHYNRERIRRGATVDKTVCKKNLGRLTRLYLKAEQERQHNYLKDGPYITAEEAVAIYTTTVHWLESRRFSPIPFPPLSYKHDTKLLILALERLKEAYSVKSRLNQSQREELGLIEQAYDNPHEALSRIKRHLLTQRAFKEVGIEFMDLYSHLVPVYDVEPLEKITDAYLDQYLWYEADKRRLFPPWIKPADTEPPPLLVYKWCQGINNLQDVWETAEGECNVMLESRYEKMYEKIDLTLLNRLLRLIVDHNIADYMTAKNNVVINYKDMNHTNSYGIIRGLQFASFIVQYYGLVMDLLVLGLHRASEMAGPPQMPNDFLSFQDTATESAHPIRLYCRYIDRIHIFFRFSADEARDLIQRYLTEHPDPNNENIVGYNNKKCWPRDARMRLMKHDVNLGRAVFWDIKNRLPRSVTTIQWENSFVSVYSKDNPNLLFNMCGFECRILPKCRTSYEEFTHKDGVWNLQNEVTKERTAQCFLRVDDESMQRFHNRVRQILMASGSTTFTKIVNKWNTALIGLMTYFREAVVNTQELLDLLVKCENKIQTRIKIGLNSKMPSRFPPVVFYTPKELGGLGMLSMGHVLIPQSDLRWSKQTDVGITHFRSGMSHEEDQLIPNLYRYIQPWESEFIDSQRVWAEYALKRQEAIAQNRRLTLEDLEDSWDRGIPRINTLFQKDRHTLAYDKGWRVRTDFKQYQVLKQNPFWWTHQRHDGKLWNLNNYRTDMIQALGGVEGILEHTLFKGTYFPTWEGLFWEKASGFEESMKWKKLTNAQRSGLNQIPNRRFTLWWSPTINRANVYVGFQVQLDLTGIFMHGKIPTLKISLIQIFRAHLWQKIHESVVMDLCQVFDQELDALEIETVQKETIHPRKSYKMNSSCADILLFASYKWNVSRPSLLADSKDVMDSTTTQKYWIDIQLRWGDYDSHDIERYARAKFLDYTTDNMSIYPSPTGVLIAIDLAYNLHSAYGNWFPGSKPLIQQAMAKIMKANPALYVLRERIRKGLQLYSSEPTEPYLSSQNYGELFSNQIIWFVDDTNVYRVTIHKTFEGNLTTKPINGAIFIFNPRTGQLFLKIIHTSVWAGQKRLGQLAKWKTAEEVAALIRSLPVEEQPKQIIVTRKGMLDPLEVHLLDFPNIVIKGSELQLPFQACLKVEKFGDLILKATEPQMVLFNLYDDWLKTISSYTAFSRLILILRALHVNNDRAKVILKPDKTTITEPHHIWPTLTDEEWIKVEVQLKDLILADYGKKNNVNVASLTQSEIRDIILGMEISAPSQQRQQIAEIEKQTKEQSQLTATQTRTVNKHGDEIITSTTSNYETQTFSSKTEWRVRAISAANLHLRTNHIYVSSDDIKETGYTYILPKNVLKKFICISDLRAQIAGYLYGTSPPDNPQVKEIRCIVMVPQWGTHQTVHLPNQLPGHEYLKEMEPLGWIHTQPNESPQLSPQDVTTHAKVMADNPSWDGEKTIIITCSFTPGSCTLTAYKLTPSGYEWGRQNTDKGNNPKGYLPSHYERVQMLLSDRFLAFFMVPGQVSWNYNFMGVRHDPNMKYDLQLANPKEFYHEVHRPSHFLNFASLQEGEIYNADREDMYA; this is encoded by the exons ATGGCGGCTACCTTCCCCTACAGAGGGGTCCCTCCAGCGATGCCACCAGGCGTACCCCCTCCCGTGCCAGTGCCAGACTACATGTCTGAGGAGAAACTACAAGAGAAAG CAAGAAAATGGCAGCAGTTGCAGGCAAAGCGTTACTCAGAAAAGAGAAAGTTTGGATTTGTGGATGCTCAGAAGGAAGATATGCCACCCGAGCATGTCCGCAAGATCATCAGGGACCATGGAGACATGACCAATAGAAAGTTTCGACATGACAAGAGGGTCTACCTTGg TGCCCTCAAGTACATGCCCCACGCAGTTCTGAAATTGCTTGAAAACATGCCCATGCCTTGGGAACAGATCAGAGATGTGCCTGTTCTCTATCACATCACTGGAGCTATTTCCTTTGTGAATGAAATACCCTGGGTCATAGAGCCGGTGTATATTGCCCAGTGGGG CACCATGTGGATCATGATGCGTCGTGAGAAGCGTGACCGCCGGCACTTCAAGCGGATGCGTTTCCCACCATTTGATGATGAGGAGCCGCCGCTGGACTACGCCGACAACATCCTTGATGTGGAGCCACTGGAGGCCATCCAGATGGAGCTGGATAATGAGGAGGACAGTTCAGTTGCAGAGTGGTTCTATGAGCACCAGCCCCTCAAAGACACTTCCAA GTTTGTGAATGGCACCACCTACCGTCGCTGGCAGTTCACACTGCCCATGATGTCCACCTTGTACCGTCTGGCTAATCAGCTGCTGACAGATCTGGTGGATTTCAACTACTTTTATCTCTTTGACCTCAAGGCCTTCTTCACTTCTAAGGCCTTAAATATGGCCATCCCTGGGGGACCAAAGTTTGAGCCACTGGTGCGGGACATCAACCTCCA AGACGAAGACTGGAATGAGTTCAATGACATCAACAAAATCATCATCCGACAGCCCATCAGGACAGAGTACAAAATCGCTTTCCCCTACTTGTACAACAACTTGCCACACCATGTCCACCTTACCTG GTATCACACACCAAATGTGGTGTTCATCAAGACAGAGGACCCAGATCTGCCGGCGTTCTACTTTGACCCGCTGATCAACCCCATTTCACACAGACATTCTGTCAAG AGTCAGGAGCCTCtgcctgatgatgatgaggaattTGAGCTTCCTGAATATGCGGAGCCCTTCCTCAAAGAGACCCCACTCTATACAGACAACACAGCTAATGGCATTGCTCTGCTCTGGTCGCCAAGACCCTTCAACCTCCGATCCGGTCGCACTAGACGTGCCATTGACATCCCCCTGATCAAGAACTG GTACCGTGAGCACTGTCCTGCAGGACAGCCAGTGAAAGTGCGTGTATCATACCAGAAACTGCTCAAGTACTATGTGCTCAATGCTCTGAAGCACAGACCACCCAAGGCCCAGAAGAAGAG GTATCTGTTCCGCTCCTTCAAAGCCACCAAGTTCTTTCAGTCGACCAAGTTGGACTGGGTGGAGGTGGGCCTGCAGGTTTGCAGACAGGGTTACAACATGCTCAATCTGCTTATCCACCGCAAGAACCTCAACTACCTGCATCTCGACTACAACTTCAACCTGAAGCCTGTCAAGACACTCACAACAAAG GAACGTAAGAAGTCCAGATTCGGCAATGCCTTCCATCTGTGCAGAGAGGTGCTGCGTCTCAGCAAGCTGGTGGTGGACAGCCACGTGCAGTACAGACTGGGAAACGTTGATGCTTTCCAG TTGTCTGATGGAATTCAGTACATCTTCGCTCACGTTGGCCAGCTGACAGGCATGTACCGCTACAAGTATAAGTTGATGAGACAGATTCGGATGTGCAAAGACCTGAAGCATCTCATCTACTATCGGTTCAACACT GGTCCTGTGGGCAAGGGTCCAGGTTGTGGCTTCTGGGCTCCCGGCTGGAGAGTGTGGCTGTTCTTTATGAGGGGTATCACTCCACTGTTGGAGAGGTGGCTGGGGAATCTGCTTGCCAGGCAGTTTGAAg GACGTCACTCAAAGGGTGTGGCCAAGACAGTGACCAAACAGCGTGTGGAGTCTCACTTTGACCTCGAGCTACGAGCTGCAGTGATGCATGACATCCTGGACATGATGCCTGAGGGTATCAAACAGAACAAAGCCAGGACCATCCTTCAGCACCTTAGTGAGTCCTGGAGGTGCTGGAAGGCCAACATCCCTTGGAAG GTGCCGGGCTTGCCCACTCCAATTGAGAACATGATCCTGCGCTATGTGAAGGCCAAAGCTGATTGGTGGACCAACACGGCCCACTACAACCGTGAGCGAATCCGTCGCGGAGCCACTGTAGACAAGACCGTGTGTAAGAAGAACCTGGGAAGACTGACTCGTCTGTACCTGAAAGCTGAGCAGGAGAGACAGCACAACTACCTGAAG GATGGTCCCTACATCACAGCTGAAGAGGCAGTGGCCATTTACACCACCACCGTTCACTGGCTGGAGAGTCGGCGGTTCTCACCCATCCCCTTCCCTCCTCTGTCCTACAAACATGACACCAAGCTGCTCATCCTGGCATTGGAGAGGCTCAAAGAAGCATACAG TGTAAAGTCTCGTCTGAACCAGAGTCAGAGGGAGGAGCTGGGGTTGATAGAACAGGCCTACGATAATCCCCACGAGGCTTTGTCCAGGATCAAACGTCACCTGCTCACACAGAGAGCCTTCAAAGAG GTGGGTATCGAGTTCATGGACTTGTACAGCCACCTGGTGCCTGTGTACGATGTGGAGCCCCTGGAAAAGATCACAGATGCCTACTTGGACCAATACCTGTGGTATGAGGCAGATAAAAGACGCCTGTTTCCACCCTGGATCAAACCCGCTGATACCGAACCACCGCCACTGCTCGTCTACAAGTGGTGCCAAG GCATCAACAACTTACAGGATGTGTGGGAGACTGCTGAGGGAGAGTGCAACGTGATGCTGGAGTCTCGCTATGAGAAGATGTATGAGAAGATTGATCTGACATTGCTCAACAGGCTGCTGCGTCTTATTGTCGACCACAACATCGCTGATTACATGACAGCCAAGAACAACGTGGTCATCAACTACAAG GACATGAACCACACCAACTCCTATGGTATCATCAGGGGGCTCCAGTTTGCCTCATTCATTGTACAGTACTATGGCCTGGTGATGGATCTGCTGGTGCTGGGCTTGCACCGTGCCAGTGAGATGGCCGGTCCACCTCAGATGCCAAACGACTTCCTCAGTTTCCAGGACACGGCTACAGAAAGTGCCCACCCAATAAGGCTTTACTGCCGCTATATTGATCGCATCCACATCTTCTTTAG GTTCTCTGCTGATGAGGCCAGGGATCTGATTCAGAGGTATCTGACAGAGCATCCAGACCCCAACAATGAGAACATCGTTGGTTACAACAACAAGAAGTGCTGGCCCCGTGATGCTCGCATGAGACTGATGAAGCACGATGTCAACCT TGGACGTGCGGTGTTCTGGGACATCAAAAATCGTCTTCCCAGGTCTGTGACCACTATCCAATGGGAAAACAGCTTTGTGTCGGTCTACAGCAAGGACAACCCCAACCTGCTCTTTAACATGTGTGGTTTTGAGTGTCGCATTCTCCCCAAGTGCCGCACCAGCTACGAAGAGTTTACTCACAAGGATGGTGTGTGGAACCTGCAGAATGAG GTAACTAAAGAGAGGACTGCACAATGTTTCCTGCGTGTGGATGATGAATCAATGCAGCGCTTCCACAACAGAGTGCGTCAGATCCTGATGGCCTCTGGATCCACCACATTCACAAAG ATTGTGAACAAATGGAACACGGCCCTGATCGGCTTGATGACGTACTTCCGTGAGGCTGTGGTCAACACCCAGGAGCTTCTAGACCTGCTGGTGAAGTGTGAGAACAAGATCCAGACACGTATCAAGATCGGTCTGAACTCCAAAATGCCTAGTCGCTTCCCCCCTGTAGTCTTCTACACTCCCAAAGAGCTGGGTGGCCTTGGCATGCTGTCAATGGGCCATGTGCTCATCCCACAGTCAGACCTACG GTGGTCCAAGCAGACAGATGTGGGCATCACTCACTTCCGCTCTGGAATGAGTCATGAAGAGGACCAGCTGATTCCTAACTTGTATCGTTACATTCAGCCATGGGAGAGTGAGTTCATTGACTCTCAGAGGGTCTGGGCTGAGTACGCACTCAAGAGACAGGAGGCCATCGCCCAGAACAG GCGTCTGACCCTTGAGGATTTGGAGGACTCATGGGACAGGGGAATCCCCCGTATCAACACCCTTTTCCagaaggacagacacacactggcttATGACAAAGGCTGGAGAGTCAGGACTGATTTCAAGCAGTACCAG GTTCTGAAGCAGAATCCATTCTGGTGGACTCATCAGAGACACGATGGCAAACTGTGGAACCTGAACAACTACCGCACAGACATGATTCAGGCTCTGGGTGGTGTGGAGGGCATCCTGGAACACACGCTCTTCAAAGGCACTTACTTCCCCACATGGGAGGGTCTCTTCTG GGAGAAGGCCAGTGGCTTTGAGGAGTCTATGAAATGGAAGAAGCTGACCAATGCTCAGAGGTCTGGTCTCAACCAAATCCCCAACCGTCGATTCACACTGTGGTGGTCACCTACCATCAACAGAGCCAAT GTGTACGTGGGTTTCCAGGTGCAACTTGACCTGACTGGAATCTTCATGCACGGAAAGATCCCCACACTGAAGATCTCTCTCATTCAGATCTTCAGGGCTCACTTGTGGCAAAAGATTCATGAGAGCGTTGTCATGGATCTTTGTCAG GTGTTTGACCAGGAACTGGATGCTCTGGAGATTGAGACTGTACAGAAGGAGACCATTCACCCCAGAAAGTCGTACAAAATGAACTCGTCTTGTGCAGACATCCTCCTCTTTGCATCATACAAGTGGAATGTCTCTAGACCGTCTCTGCTCGCTGACTCCAA AGACGTGATGGACAGCACCACCACCCAGAAGTACTGGATTGACATTCAGCTCCGCTGGGGTGACTACGACTCCCATGACATTGAGCGCTACGCCAGGGCCAAGTTCCTGGACTACACCACTGACAACATGAGCATCTACCCCTCCCCCACTGGGGTGCTCATTGCCATCGACCTAGCCTACAACCTTCACAG TGCCTATGGTAACTGGTTCCCGGGAAGCAAGCCTCTGATCCAGCAGGCCATGGCTAAGATCATGAAGGCCAACCCCGCCCTGTATGTGCTCAGGGAGCGCATCCGCAAAGGTTTGCAGCTGTACTCTTCAGAGCCCACTGAGCCCTACCTGTCCTCACAGAACTACGGTGAACTCTTCTCCAACCAGATCATCTGGTTTGTGGATGACACCAATGTCTACAGAGTTACCATCCACAAG ACATTTGAGGGTAACTTGACAACGAAGCCCATCAACGGAGCAATTTTCATCTTCAACCCCAGGACAGGTCAGCTCTTCCTCAAGATCATTCACACATCTGTGTGGGCTGGACAGAAGCGTCTGGGACAG TTGGCGAAATGGAAGACAGCTGAAGAAGTGGCTGCCCTGATTCGCTCCCTCCCCGTAGAAGAACAGCCAAAACAGATCATTGTCACCAGGAAGGGCATGTTGGACCCTCTTGAG GTCCACTTGCTTGACTTCCCCAACATTGTGATCAAGGGCTCTGAGTTGCAGCTGCCTTTCCAGGCCTGTCTGAAGGTGGAGAAGTTTGGAGACCTGATCCTGAAGGCTACAGAGCCTCAGATGGTGCTGTTCAACCTCTACGACGACTGGCTCAAGACCATCTCATCTTACACA GCCTTCTCTCGACTCATCCTGATTCTCAGAGCGCTCCACGTCAACAACGACAGAGCCAAGGTGATCCTCAAGCCGGACAAGACAACGATCACCGAGCCTCACCACATTTGGCCCACACTTACTGATGAGGAGTGGATCAAGGTAGAGGTGCAACTCAAGGACCTCATTCTGGCTGATTATGGCAAAAAGAACAA TGTGAACGTGGCCTCACTGACACAGTCTGAGATTCGTGACATCATCCTGGGTATGGAGATCTCTGCACCGTCACAGCAGCGCCAGCAAATTGCTGAGATCGAGAAACAGACCAAAGAGCAGTCTCAGCTCACCGCCACACAGACCCGCACGGTCAACAAGCATGGTGACGAGatcatcacctccaccacctcgaACTACGAGACACAGACCTTCTCGTCTAAGACTgagtggagagtgag GGCTATCTCTGCTGCTAACCTCCATCTCCGAACCAACCACATCTACGTGTCGTCTGATGACATCAAGGAGACAGGTTACACCTACATCCTGCCCAAGAACGTCCTCAAGAAGTTCATCTGTATCTCAGATCTACGAGCCCAG ATTGCAGGTTACCTGTACGGCACCAGCCCACCAGACAACCCCCAGGTGAAGGAGATCCGTTGTATCGTCATGGTACCACAATGGGGGACGCACCAGACTGTCCACCTGCCCAACCAGCTGCCTGGCCATGAATACCTTAAA GAAATGGAGCCCCTTGGCTGGATCCACACTCAGCCCAATGAGTCACCACAGCTGTCCCCGCAGGACGTCACCACTCACGCTAAGGTCATGGCTGACAACCCTTCATGGGACGGAGAAAAGACCATCATCATAACCTGCAG CTTCACCCCCGGCTCGTGCACACTCACAGCCTACAAGCTAACACCCAGCGGCTACGAGTGGGGTCGTCAGAACACAGACAAGGGCAACAACCCCAAAGGTTACCTGCCCTCGCATTACGAGAGAGTGCAGATGCTGCTCTCTGATCGTTTCCTGGCCTTCTTCATGGTGCCTGGACAAGTCTCCTGGAACTACAACTTCATGG GTGTGCGCCATGATCCCAACATGAAGTACGATCTCCAGCTGGCCAACCCCAAAGAGTTCTACCATGAAGTCCACCGGCCCTCGCACTTCCTCAACTTCGCCTCGCTGCAGGAGGGCGAGATCTACAACGCCGACCGAGAGGACATGTATGCTTGA